In a genomic window of Vulpes vulpes isolate BD-2025 chromosome 6, VulVul3, whole genome shotgun sequence:
- the LOC112907353 gene encoding uteroferrin-associated basic protein 2-like: MSYRKMHLALSLALILCGLFNSIFCQVKQRSKWSIYPVSSWEVSPVHHKIEAGNKAFAHKLFKTLLMEHPRKNIIFSPLSISASFAMVSLGTRSTTLTNLLEGLGFDLKVIKVWDVHHGFQSVIQMLKQLNRAGHLMHRDMLFIDSNRKINSPFLWDTQAMYDVRARMIDFRDVVKTKKQINHFVAEKTHKRTKELITSLNPHTFLFLVDYIFFKGTWEMAFHSNLMHKEDFFVDKHTTVPVDMIWKTGQMIYSRSEELFATMVKIPFVGNMSIVLVLPDVGQPDSAVKEMVVQRATLLKSSNMRWVHIIMPKFKISSKIDLKKILPKMGISNVFTTGANFSGITKEDFPTIFEAMHEATMEVSKEGKMDTSKDMDSRNTIACHTYTATPLVVKFNRPFFLFVEDWMTQRAILMGKVFNPTAE, from the exons ATGTCCTACAGGAAAATGcacctggctctctctctggccctcatCCTCTGTGGCCTTTTTAATAGCATCTTCTGTCAAGTGAAACAAAGATCCAAATGGAGCATTTACCCAGTCTCGTCATGGGAAGTTTCACCTGTCCACCACAAGATCGAGGCTGGCAATAAGGCTTTTGCCCACAAATTGTTCAAAACCCTGTTAATGGAGCATCCCAGAAAGAATATCATCTTCTCCCCTCTGAGTATCTCTGCCTCCTTCGCCATGGTTTCCCTGGGGACCAGATCCACAACGCTCACCAACCTCCTTGAGGGCCTTGGATTTGACCTCAAAGTCATCAAGGTATGGGACGTGCACCATGGCTTCCAGAGTGTCATCCAGATGCTGAAGCAGCTAAATAGGGCAGGCCACCTGATGCATAGGGACATGCTCTTTATTGATAGCAATAGGAAGATCAACTCACCATTTCTGTGGGACACACAGGCGATGTATGACGTGAGGGCCCGGATGATTGACTTCCGAGATGTAGTAAAGACCAAAAAGCAAATCAATCACTTTGTGGCTGAAAAAACGCACAAGAGAACCAAGGAACTCATCACCTCTCTGAACCCTCacactttcttgtttcttgtagACTACATTTTCTTCAAAG GCACTTGGGAAATGGCTTTTCATAGCAACCTCATGCACAAGGAGGACTTCTTTGTGGATAAGCACACCACAGTGCCGGTGGACATGATATGGAAGACGGGACAAATGATTTACAGCCGATCGGAGGAGCTGTTTGCTACAATGGTTAAAATTCCTTTCGTTGGAAACATGTCCATAGTCCTTGTGCTCCCAGACGTGGGACAGCCTGACTCTGCTGTAAAAGAAATGGTTGTTCAGAGGGCTACACTCCTGAAATCCAGTAATATGAG ATGGGTGCACATAATTATGCCCAAGTTCAAGATCTCCTCCAagatagacttaaaaaaaattcttcccaagATGGGCATCAGTAATGTGTTTACTACAGGAGCAAACTTCTCAGGCATCACAAAGGAGGATTTCCCAACTATTTTTGAG GCGATGCATGAAGCCACAATGGAGGTGAGCAAGGAAGGCAAGATGGACACCTCCAAGGACATGGACTCAAGGAACACCATCGCCTGTCACACATATACAGCAACCCCTTTGGTTGTAAAATTCAACAGACCTTTCTTCCTGTTTGTGGAGGATTGGATGACTCAAAGAGCAATCCTCATGGGCAAAGTCTTCAACCCCACAGCTGAGTAG